The Candidatus Delongbacteria bacterium genome has a segment encoding these proteins:
- a CDS encoding MFS transporter encodes MLIKQKKVFGWVLYDWANSSFATTVMAGFFPVFFKNYWSKGADVSLSTARMGVANSIAGLLVALLSPILGSIADKLSKRKAFLFIFTLLGVLSTSSLYLVSEGNWEIAAIVYILAIIGFSGSNTFYDSLLIFVSKEKEMDFISSLGYSIGYLGGGVLFALNVWMTLSYEYFGFNDVSQAVKTSFLMVGVWWLLFSVPVFLFVKEERAVKSEKFKAIEAFKNVLTDKKVLLFLLAYWFYIDGVDTIIRMAVDYGLSIGFESKDLITALLITQFVGFPFAIIFGFIGEKIGTHRGILIAIFIYLAVSIWGAFMDSVTEFYVLAVVIGLVQGGIQSLSRSYFGKLIPEKRSGEYYGVYNMLGKFAAVLGPLLVGFVSYFISRLGYEKIAPRLGIASISILFLIGGTMFVYSLKQSRKKN; translated from the coding sequence ATGTTGATAAAGCAGAAAAAAGTATTTGGTTGGGTTTTGTATGATTGGGCAAATTCAAGTTTTGCTACTACCGTGATGGCTGGTTTTTTTCCAGTTTTTTTTAAAAATTACTGGAGCAAGGGAGCTGATGTCTCATTGAGTACAGCAAGAATGGGTGTTGCAAATTCGATTGCCGGACTTTTAGTGGCTCTGCTATCACCAATATTGGGGTCAATTGCCGATAAATTATCGAAAAGAAAAGCTTTCCTTTTTATATTTACTTTGCTTGGAGTACTATCTACATCTTCACTCTATTTAGTTTCAGAAGGAAATTGGGAGATTGCAGCAATTGTCTATATCCTAGCTATTATCGGTTTTTCCGGTAGTAATACATTTTATGACTCTCTTTTAATATTTGTTTCAAAAGAAAAGGAGATGGATTTTATCTCCAGTCTTGGTTACTCAATTGGATATCTTGGTGGAGGAGTTTTATTTGCCTTAAACGTATGGATGACCCTATCCTATGAATATTTTGGATTTAATGATGTTTCACAGGCTGTTAAAACTTCGTTCTTGATGGTTGGAGTTTGGTGGCTTCTGTTTTCAGTTCCTGTTTTTTTATTTGTAAAAGAAGAGAGAGCCGTTAAATCAGAAAAATTCAAAGCAATCGAAGCTTTTAAGAATGTTTTGACAGATAAAAAAGTTCTGCTTTTCCTATTGGCTTACTGGTTTTATATAGATGGTGTGGATACTATTATCAGAATGGCTGTAGACTACGGATTATCAATAGGTTTTGAATCAAAAGATCTTATTACCGCCCTATTGATAACACAATTTGTAGGTTTTCCATTTGCAATTATATTTGGGTTCATAGGTGAAAAAATTGGGACGCACAGAGGTATTTTAATTGCTATTTTTATATATCTCGCTGTCTCGATATGGGGAGCATTTATGGATTCTGTCACAGAATTTTATGTTTTAGCAGTAGTTATTGGTCTTGTTCAGGGGGGGATTCAATCACTTTCGAGATCATATTTTGGAAAATTGATTCCTGAAAAACGAAGTGGTGAATACTATGGTGTTTACAATATGCTTGGTAAATTTGCTGCCGTTTTGGGTCCTCTTTTGGTAGGATTTGTTTCGTATTTTATTTCCAGACTGGGGTATGAAAAGATAGCTCCCAGGCTTGGAATTGCTTCTATTTCAATACTCTTTTTAATTGGCGGAACAATGTTTGTTTATAGTTTGAAACAAAGTAGAAAGAAAAACTAA
- the nadA gene encoding quinolinate synthase NadA produces MSDDELIDRIQKAKKEKNALILVHSYQRLNIHPVADIIGDSLALAQQAAKTDADMIVFCGVDFMAESAKILCPEKKVILPDKRANCPMALMGDAQGLRDLKKKYPDAVVISYINSSAEVKAESDVICTSSNAVKIVEHFKNKKIIFTPDKNLGGYCEAVTGADMVIWNGHCYVHNEFSIGDIYIANHEHPNCLLIVHPEAPAEVLEHADFIGSTTQLINFVEENLDLINDKAGIIIGTEIEIARMLQKRYPNKPIYPLADHAVCATMKLTTLAKVCYAIENEEHEIEVDLEVSEKALKALDRMLELSK; encoded by the coding sequence ATGAGTGACGACGAGCTGATTGATAGAATTCAAAAAGCTAAAAAAGAAAAAAATGCACTCATACTTGTACACAGCTATCAAAGATTAAATATTCATCCGGTGGCTGACATAATTGGAGATTCATTGGCTCTTGCCCAACAAGCAGCTAAAACAGATGCCGATATGATAGTGTTTTGTGGTGTAGATTTCATGGCTGAAAGTGCGAAAATACTTTGTCCGGAAAAAAAAGTAATTTTACCAGACAAGAGGGCAAATTGCCCTATGGCTCTTATGGGAGATGCTCAGGGATTGAGAGATCTTAAAAAGAAATATCCAGATGCAGTTGTAATATCTTACATAAACTCATCTGCTGAAGTAAAAGCTGAATCGGATGTAATTTGTACATCTTCTAATGCGGTGAAAATTGTAGAGCATTTTAAGAATAAAAAAATAATCTTCACTCCTGATAAAAATCTAGGTGGTTATTGTGAGGCCGTGACAGGTGCTGATATGGTTATTTGGAATGGTCATTGTTACGTTCACAATGAATTTTCTATAGGAGATATATACATAGCCAATCACGAACATCCTAATTGCCTATTAATTGTTCATCCTGAAGCTCCTGCAGAAGTTCTTGAACATGCTGATTTTATAGGCTCCACAACTCAATTGATAAATTTTGTAGAAGAAAATCTCGATTTAATCAATGATAAAGCAGGTATTATTATCGGAACAGAAATTGAGATAGCAAGAATGCTTCAAAAAAGGTATCCAAATAAACCAATATATCCTCTTGCAGATCATGCAGTTTGTGCTACTATGAAACTTACTACTCTTGCTAAAGTTTGTTATGCTATTGAAAATGAAGAACATGAAATCGAAGTTGATCTTGAAGTTTCAGAAAAAGCTTTAAAAGCTTTGGATAGAATGCTGGAATTAAGTAAATAG
- a CDS encoding peroxiredoxin: protein MENGMVMMPRIGEKAPEFKAVTTQGEISFPKDYEGNWVILFSHPADFTPVCTSEFMTFATLEDKFAEANCKLVGLSVDGLYSHIAWLRTIKEKIEYRDMKNVEVKFPLIEDITMEVAKKYGMIQPGESSTKAVRAVFIIDPKGIIRTIIYYPLSLGRNFDELYRALIALKTADEFGIATPADWRPGDDVIISPAGNCNTAKNRMDGKEDGLDCKDWFFCTKKIDKEEVLGKVLNKK, encoded by the coding sequence ATGGAAAATGGAATGGTTATGATGCCAAGAATTGGAGAGAAAGCACCTGAGTTCAAAGCAGTGACTACTCAAGGGGAGATAAGTTTTCCTAAAGATTATGAAGGTAATTGGGTGATCTTGTTTAGTCATCCGGCAGATTTTACGCCAGTATGTACCTCTGAATTCATGACTTTTGCAACTTTGGAAGATAAATTTGCTGAAGCTAATTGTAAACTTGTAGGCCTTTCTGTAGACGGATTATATAGCCACATTGCCTGGCTTAGAACAATAAAAGAAAAAATCGAATACAGAGATATGAAAAATGTTGAAGTTAAATTTCCTCTTATTGAAGATATTACAATGGAAGTTGCTAAAAAATATGGAATGATTCAGCCTGGTGAAAGTTCGACTAAAGCTGTAAGAGCGGTTTTCATAATTGATCCTAAAGGTATTATTAGGACTATCATCTATTACCCTTTAAGTTTAGGTAGAAATTTTGATGAGCTTTACAGAGCCCTAATCGCTCTGAAAACTGCTGATGAGTTTGGTATTGCTACTCCTGCTGACTGGAGGCCTGGTGACGATGTAATCATATCTCCAGCAGGAAATTGTAATACTGCAAAAAACAGAATGGATGGTAAAGAGGATGGTTTAGATTGTAAAGACTGGTTCTTCTGTACTAAAAAAATTGACAAAGAAGAAGTACTCGGTAAAGTCCTTAATAAAAAATAA
- a CDS encoding rubrerythrin family protein, producing MANSIRGTKTEQNLLKAFAGESQARNRYTYFASVAKKEGLVQISQIFTETAEQEKEHAKRFFKFLEGGDLEITATYPAGKLGTTLENLKAAACGEEEEWQVLYPEFAKVAREEGFELVAKTFDAISIAEKQHGKRYSDLAKNLEEGKVFKRNGKITWRCLNCGYLHESEEAPSVCPACLHPKDYFEILAENW from the coding sequence ATGGCTAATAGTATCAGAGGAACTAAAACAGAACAAAATTTATTGAAAGCATTTGCGGGTGAATCACAAGCAAGAAATAGATATACTTATTTTGCTTCTGTAGCAAAAAAAGAAGGTTTAGTGCAAATTTCTCAAATTTTTACTGAAACTGCTGAACAGGAAAAAGAACACGCTAAAAGATTTTTCAAATTTCTGGAAGGTGGAGATCTTGAAATTACAGCTACTTATCCTGCAGGAAAATTGGGAACTACACTTGAAAATTTAAAAGCTGCAGCTTGTGGAGAAGAAGAAGAGTGGCAAGTCTTATACCCTGAATTTGCAAAAGTTGCAAGAGAAGAAGGTTTTGAACTTGTTGCAAAGACTTTTGACGCTATTTCAATTGCAGAGAAACAACATGGTAAGAGATATAGTGATCTGGCAAAAAATCTTGAAGAAGGTAAAGTTTTCAAAAGAAATGGAAAAATAACCTGGAGATGTTTGAACTGTGGTTATCTTCACGAATCTGAAGAAGCTCCTTCTGTATGTCCAGCTTGTCTTCATCCTAAAGATTACTTTGAAATTCTTGCAGAAAACTGGTAG
- a CDS encoding response regulator — translation MEKNKSIFQISPNPIAILDENFRVIDFNNSFADYLGKKIEETTVQKMINDYDFHIIKESILEDSRFRGIITLTKEFDEKYCEVNGLLFENETKRVYFFLNDMTFYKNIKKKLELTENNFNSIYNNAPEAIVICEKDTDLILNYNPFFKRLTELSDSKLSEMSLKDIRLAGSEVIHRGSHSLSEEDYEDQIYSIEEKYLIPPENRLLDVECTVSSITYNHMNCNLYFIRDVTERKLMEAELLYSRDKAEEMAELLNVYSLELEDKNKELDKQKIKAEKLAKVKSDFLSNMSHEIRTPMNAIIGMSRLLKETKLDDIQNEYLTDIITASSSLLDLINDILDFSKIEAGRLELEKVDTNLYQIIEEVADLVSINTIGKNLEILTIIDSKLPNIFKADPLRIKQILINLANNAAKFTEKGYVVIECKYFSDGKIQLVVKDSGIGIKEDNLKNLFKDFTQLNVSTTRKYGGTGLGLSITKQLVEMMGGKIFVESKEGRGSSFFVDLELEVISEEETYYKKYNSLLLDKKIIFFTDSLPFKMKNDFLSENYDFTIETTLVSNLYSTEISKYDYAVYDYESLRKHNLHHLIYSFTGNYCIVVNPENFKLINETKRKVEHLLKKPVKFERLMEVFRPIEKNVSENENIVPNLLNKTILVVDDILLNRKLINIQLKKTGAFVENAENGLEAVDYVSKKKPDLILMDCLMPEMDGYTATSEIRKMGFSKENLPILALTANNMKEYIDSAFESGMNDFLEKPVDPQKLYTALHKHLSINLHDIKRSESNEKKDDFYFDMDGLLKRVSFDTEFAKEIIDDFLKDLITRKEKLTESFESMDQNIMYQSIHAFKGICLGISATNLSESVKTCEKLIKSEDFPLEKISIAFNEIYEQIDIYTKLDVDKIIGEK, via the coding sequence TTGGAAAAAAATAAAAGTATATTTCAAATTTCACCAAATCCCATAGCTATATTGGATGAAAATTTTAGAGTTATCGATTTTAATAACTCATTTGCCGATTACCTTGGTAAAAAAATCGAAGAAACTACAGTGCAAAAAATGATAAATGATTATGATTTTCATATAATAAAAGAATCTATATTGGAAGATAGCAGGTTTAGGGGAATAATTACTTTAACCAAAGAATTTGATGAAAAGTATTGTGAAGTTAACGGTTTACTTTTTGAGAATGAAACTAAGCGAGTATATTTTTTTCTTAATGATATGACATTTTATAAGAATATTAAAAAGAAACTCGAATTGACAGAAAACAATTTTAATTCAATCTATAACAACGCTCCAGAAGCCATTGTCATTTGTGAAAAAGATACTGATTTAATTCTAAATTACAACCCTTTCTTCAAAAGACTGACAGAGCTTTCAGATTCAAAATTAAGTGAGATGAGTTTAAAAGATATAAGATTAGCTGGTTCAGAAGTAATTCACAGAGGTTCACATTCATTATCAGAAGAGGATTATGAAGATCAGATTTATTCAATTGAAGAGAAATATTTGATTCCGCCAGAAAATAGACTTCTAGATGTTGAATGCACGGTTTCGTCAATTACGTACAACCATATGAATTGCAACCTGTATTTTATAAGGGATGTAACTGAAAGAAAATTGATGGAAGCGGAACTCTTATATTCCAGAGATAAAGCAGAAGAGATGGCAGAGCTTCTGAATGTTTATTCTCTTGAACTAGAAGATAAAAACAAAGAGCTTGACAAACAAAAGATTAAGGCAGAAAAATTAGCCAAAGTAAAGTCTGACTTTCTTTCAAACATGAGTCATGAGATAAGAACCCCTATGAATGCTATTATAGGAATGAGTCGTTTACTCAAAGAAACAAAGTTAGATGATATACAAAATGAGTATCTGACAGATATTATTACAGCATCAAGCTCATTACTAGACTTAATAAACGATATTCTGGATTTCTCGAAAATTGAAGCTGGCAGATTAGAACTTGAAAAAGTTGACACAAATCTTTATCAGATAATTGAGGAAGTTGCAGATCTTGTAAGTATAAACACCATAGGGAAAAACTTAGAAATACTAACTATTATTGACAGTAAACTACCTAATATTTTTAAAGCAGACCCCCTTAGAATAAAGCAGATACTTATAAATCTTGCGAATAATGCTGCCAAATTCACTGAAAAGGGATATGTTGTTATTGAATGTAAGTACTTTAGTGATGGTAAAATTCAATTAGTTGTAAAAGATTCAGGAATAGGAATCAAAGAAGATAACCTCAAAAATTTATTTAAGGACTTCACTCAATTGAATGTATCTACAACAAGAAAATACGGCGGTACTGGTCTAGGCTTATCAATTACTAAGCAACTCGTCGAGATGATGGGCGGTAAAATTTTTGTAGAAAGTAAGGAAGGAAGAGGGTCTTCATTTTTTGTTGATTTAGAGTTGGAGGTTATCAGTGAAGAAGAGACTTATTATAAAAAATACAATTCTTTATTACTTGATAAAAAGATAATCTTTTTCACTGATAGTCTTCCTTTTAAGATGAAAAACGATTTTCTATCAGAAAATTATGATTTTACTATTGAAACAACTCTCGTCAGCAATTTGTATTCTACGGAAATTTCAAAATATGATTATGCCGTGTATGATTATGAAAGCTTAAGAAAGCATAATTTACATCATCTCATCTATTCATTTACAGGTAATTATTGTATAGTCGTAAATCCTGAAAACTTTAAACTGATCAACGAAACTAAAAGGAAAGTAGAGCACTTATTAAAAAAGCCTGTTAAGTTTGAGAGACTAATGGAAGTATTCAGACCGATAGAAAAAAATGTGTCAGAAAATGAAAATATCGTTCCTAATCTCCTCAATAAAACAATACTGGTTGTTGATGATATTTTGCTGAACAGAAAACTTATAAATATACAATTAAAAAAAACTGGGGCTTTTGTAGAAAATGCAGAAAATGGTTTAGAAGCTGTAGATTATGTTTCCAAAAAAAAACCTGATTTAATTTTGATGGATTGTCTAATGCCTGAAATGGATGGTTATACTGCGACATCAGAGATTAGAAAAATGGGATTCAGCAAAGAAAATCTCCCTATACTTGCCTTGACTGCCAACAACATGAAAGAATACATTGATAGTGCTTTTGAATCCGGGATGAATGATTTTCTTGAAAAACCTGTTGATCCTCAAAAATTATATACGGCATTACATAAACACCTTAGTATCAATTTACATGATATAAAACGTAGTGAATCAAATGAAAAAAAGGATGATTTTTATTTTGATATGGATGGTCTACTTAAAAGAGTCTCTTTTGATACAGAGTTTGCAAAAGAGATTATTGATGATTTTTTGAAAGATCTAATTACTCGAAAAGAAAAACTTACCGAATCGTTTGAAAGTATGGATCAAAATATAATGTATCAATCAATTCACGCATTTAAAGGAATTTGCTTAGGTATTTCAGCTACAAATCTATCTGAATCCGTAAAGACTTGTGAAAAATTAATAAAGAGTGAAGATTTTCCTTTGGAAAAAATATCCATTGCTTTTAACGAGATATATGAGCAAATTGATATTTATACAAAACTTGATGTAGATAAAATTATTGGCGAAAAATGA